Proteins encoded by one window of Papio anubis isolate 15944 unplaced genomic scaffold, Panubis1.0 scaffold283, whole genome shotgun sequence:
- the LOC116272964 gene encoding taste receptor type 2 member 19-like, producing the protein KECYCTFRNQVHIKFKVRILKESQPVLLSLHFFYLFVCSDKITFLPIFSILVVVTFVLGNFANGFIALVNSIEWVNRQKISSADQILTALAVSRVGLLWVILLLWYATVLNPDSYSLAVRITTTNAWAVTNHFSIWVATSLSIFYLLKIGNFSNFIFLHLKRRIKSIIPVILLGSLLFLVCHLVVVNMDGSMWTKEYDGNVSWEIKLSDSTHLSDMTVTTLANLIPFILSLISFLLLICSLSKHLKKMQLHGKGSPDPNTEVHIKTLQTVISFLLLLAIYFLSLITSIWNLRRRLQKEPVLLLCQTTAIIYPSFHSFTLIWGSKKLKQTFLLILCQSRC; encoded by the coding sequence aaagaatgtTACTGCACATTCAGAAATCAGGTGCACATAAAATTTAAGGTCAGGATATTAAAGGAATCACAGCCAGTGTTGTTAAGCCttcattttttctatctttttgtctGTTCAGACAAGATAACTTTTCTACCCATATTTTCCATTCTAGTAGTGGTTACGTTTGTTCTTGGAAATTTTGCTAATGGCTTCATAGCATTGGTAAATTCCATTGAATGGGTCAACAGACAAAAGATCTCCTCTGCTGACCAAATTCTCACTGCTCTGGCAGTCTCCAGAGTTGGTTTGCTCTGGGTAATATTATTACTTTGGTATGCAACTGTTTTGAATCCAGATTCATACAGTTTAGCAGTAAGAATTACTACTACCAATGCCTGGGCAGTAACCAACCATTTCAGCATCTGGGTTGCTACTAGCCTCAGCATATTTTATTTGCTCAAGATTGGCAAtttctccaactttatttttcttcacctaAAAAGGAGGATTAAGAGTATCATTCCAGTGATACTACTTGggtctttgttatttttggtttgtCATCTTGTTGTGGTAAACATGGATGGGAGTATGTGGACAAAAGAATATGATGGCAACGTGAGTTGGGAGATCAAATTGAGTGATTCAACGCACCTTTCAGATATGACTGTAACCACGCTTGCAAACTTAATACCCTTTATTCTGTCCCTGATATCTTTTCTGCTGTTAATTTGTTCTTTGAGTAAACATCTCAAGAAGATGCAGCTCCATGGCAAAGGATCTCCAGATCCCAACACCGAGGTCCACATAAAAACTTTACAAACTGTGATCTCCTTCCTCTTGTTACTTGCTATTTACTTTCTGTCCCTAATCACATCAATTTGGAATCTTAGGAGGAGGCTGCAGAAAGAAcctgtcctcctgctctgccAAACTACTGCAATTATAtatccttcatttcattcattcaccctaATTTGGGGAAGCAAGAAGCTAAAACagacctttcttttgattttgtgtCAGAGTAGGTGCTGA